The DNA window GCCGACCTTGACCAGCATGCCGTCGGTGATCGCCAGCGTCAGCGGCATCTTGAGCGTGAAGGTCGAGCCGCGCCCCGGCTCCGACTGAATCGTGATACGGCCGCGCAGCGCCTCGATCGCTCGCCGCACCACATCCATTCCCACGCCGCGCCCGGAGATGTCGGTGACCTGGTCGGCGGTCGAGAAGCCGGGCTCGAAGACCAGGTTGAACACGTCGCTATCCGACATGTTCTTCTCCGATTCGATCATGCCCCGGGCGATCGCTTTGGCGATGATCTTCTCGCGGTTCAGCCCGCGCCCGTCATCCTGAATCTGCACGACGACGCTGCCGCTGGTATGCGCGGCGCTCAGGCGCACGACGCCGATCGGCGGCTTGCCGGCCTGCGCGCGCCCCTCGGGCGTCTCGATGCCATGGTCCACGGCATTGCGAATCATGTGCACCAGCGGATCGTTGATGACGTCGACCATGTTGCGGTCGATCTCGGTGTCTTCGCCTTCGCCCACGAAGTTGACCTGCTTGCCGCTCTTCTGCGCCAGGTCGCGAATCAGACGCGCCATCTTCTGGAAGGTGGCCTTCATCGGCACCATGCGCATCGACATGCTCAGGTCCTGCAGTTCGCGCACGATCTTGCCTTCCTGCGCCACCTTGCGCGCCAGGCCGTACTGGCGGCCGTGCAGCACATCGGCGTCCTGCGAGACCAGCGAGTGCGCGATCACCAGCTCGCCCACCATGTCGATCAGCTTATCCAGACGGTTAGTGCGGATGCGCACCGACGAATCGTTATCGGCGCCGCCGCTGGTCGCCATCTCGCGCTGGACGCGCAGCGCCTTGCCAACATCGGTCACCTGTGCGACGCCCGCCTTGACCAGTGCCTGGCCAATCGGCTTGTCTGCCTGGTGCGCCGCCACGTCGTCGACATTCGTGCGCGTCGCCATGTGCTGCGCCACCAGGATGTCGCCCACGCGCATGGGGCCGCCGCCGGCCGGCTCGTTCTCGCCGGAGAGGCCCGCCGCCTCGGGATTGGACAGCACCTGCATCAACTGGTCGTGCGTGGCCGGCTTGCGTATGGCGTTGCCGCCGAGCGCATTGTGCAGCGACTGCATCCACGCTTCGAGCAGGTCGATCGAGCGGAGCGCCAGGTTGGCGTAGCCGCCGGTGCAACGAATTTCGTGATCGCGCATGCGCGCCAGCAGCGATTCGGCGCGATGCGCCAGGTCGCCGATGATTTGCAGGCCGAGGAAGAGCGACGTGCCTTTGATCGTATGAAACGCCCGGAATACGGTATTCACCGAGTCCATGTCGTCCGGGTCGACTTCGAGCGCCAGCAGCGCCGCTTCGGCATTCTTGATGTAGTCGGTGCTTTCCGCGATGAAGTCGCCAAACAACGTGGTATCGGCGTCGGCGGGCAATTCGACCAGTTCGCCATCGGGCGCTGCGGGCGGCGCGGCGGGCGACGGGGCAGTCACCGCGGACGCCACGGGGCGCGCAGCCACAGGCGGCGCGGGCTGATCGTCGGCCGGGAGCGGAATCGCCTCGCGCGCGTTTTCTGTGCCGGGTGTCACCGGCCGCGGGTCCGGCGCCGCATCACTTTGCGCGACGGCGTTGTGAATTTCCAGATGGAACGCCGCCGCTTCCACCATCTGCCCGGCGCGAGCCAAACGCTCGGTCGGAGGGCCGGACTCCGCGTCGGCGAACTGCTGCGCCGCCTTGCCCAGCAGATCGGCGACCGGCCGCAGCGTAGCCTCATACCGTTGCGATAGCGCATTCAGCATGTCGCGCGCGCGCCGTCGATCGGACGGATCGTCGCAACTCATCTGCACCATCCAGGCCGCCACATCATCCAGCGAGCCGGGATCCGCGGGCGCAGCCGGAGCTTCCGATTCCGGGGCCGCGGTCGGCTCAGTCAATGTGGCGTCCGGCGACGGCTCCTCAAGCACGTCGCCGGCCAGCGTCGAGCGCAACGCTGCGTTGGCCTCCAGCAGCGACCGCGTGTCGCCGGAGCCGTTGGCCTGCACGAACGCGCCGATGAGTTTGACGGCATCCGCCACCCGGTTCGTCAGCGCGGGCGCCGGCGTCTGGGCCTGCTCGAAGATCGCCCGCATGCCTTCCAGCACGAGGTTGAACAGCTCGTTGGCATCCAGGTCATCGGAGGGCAGCCGGTCGAAGCACTGCTCGAGCTCGGCGCCGATGGCGATGATCGCCTCGCGCTCGCCGGCGCGCAAATGCCGAATGCGATCGCTCAATTGGGACAGCGTGTCTGCGAAGTTGTCCATTACAGTGCCGCCATCACGCGTGAGATCGATACGCGGCGTGCTGCCGCGCAACCGCTACTTTGATCCAGAACTCGCCATACGGCGAATTGAAGTTCAATTTGGCCGAGGGCTGACCTTCGGGAATCAGCATCTCCACGTTGGAGCCGCGCACGACGGTCGGCAGCGACAGGTTGGCGGCGATGCCGATGGCATCGAGACGCCCGCTAACCACGCCGGCCAGCACGTTGGCGATTTCGCCGACCACGTCGCCCATATCGGGGCTGTCGTACGGCACTTCAAAGCCGGTGAAGCTCATGGTGATGGCGGGCGCCGACAGGCGCGGGATGCCGACCATGAGCGACCAGGCCACGTCGCCCACCAGGGAGATAATACCCACCACGCCGTCGCACGAGCCGCCCTTTTCCACGTCGCCTTCAAATTCGGGCGCTGCGCCCCAGATGCCGGCGAACGTTTCGCACGTCGCCGCTTTGACTTCTGTCACGAGTTCGGATGACAGTGTGCCGGGGGCCGGTTTGACCAGTATCGCCATTGCAGTCTCCGTTCGTATGCGTCGTTGATTAGTCGCCCAGCATCTTGCCAAAGAAGCCGCCCGACTTTCCTTTTTTCTCGGGCATGCTGGTGATGATCTTGCTGAGCTTGGCCTGCAGTTCGGCCGCGGTGAACGGCTTGCAGATGTAGGCGCTGGCGCCGGCCCGGTCCAGCGCGTCTTCCATCTTCCCCATCGTGCGCTCGCTGGTGACCATGACAATCGGCACGTGGCGCGCATTGCGGTTGGCGCGCACCTTGCGCACAAAGTCGATACCGCTCATGTTGGGCATGTTCCAGTCCACGAACGCGATGTCGACCGACTCGGGGCTGAACTTGTGCAGCGCGTCGACGCCGTCTTCCGCCTCGATGAACTCGAACTCCGCCAGCTTCGCTTCGCCGAGCATGCGCATGACCATGGTGCGCATCACCCGCGAATCGTCCACCACAAGCGCTTTCAATTTCATACGGGTCGTTCCTCCGGCGGGCTGCCGAATCAAAGCGGCAACATGCATAACAAATATCGGTTAATTCCATCCGAACTTTAGCCCGTGCAACGACAGGCGCGGCAGCCGATTCCGCCGTTTGACACCTCCAGCACTCTACCAGTAATATCGGCGCCGTGCAGTAAAGGCTGCATACAGAGCAGATTCAGAAGCCGTATAACTCGCGTTAAGCGATGCGCTCGCGAATGGGATGCCAGTCTTGCGATCCGCATTACGCCGGCGGAATTTATGCGCGGGGCTTGCGGTACGGGCGTTCAATTGAACGCCCCACTACAATCGGCTGACCACTGCTCAGAAACTTCGCGGCGTTCAAGCCTTTAGCGCCACAGGTTGTCACCCGGGCTTTCACCGGGGCCCAGGGTCAACACCTCTGGATGCCGGCTCCCATGGAAATAGGCAACTCCAGGCGTAGGGCCAGGTCTTTGACCTGGCCAACTGGACGGGTCAAAGACCCGTCCCTACAACGACACGCCCATTTCCATGCGCGAGTGTGCGTCCCTGGCCGTGTGTTATAATGGCCCCCATAGTTTGCCTGGCTAACGGCCCAGGCAGCCTTGAAAGGGCGCGTTCATGAATCGCAACCAAGCCATCGTGACCTCCGGTGTCATGCTGGGGCTGTTTCTGGCATCGATCGAGGGCACGATCGTCAACACGGCCATGCCGACCATCATCGGGCAACTGGGCGGGCTGGCCATCTATGCCTGGGTCTCGTCGGCCTACAGCCTGACCTCGACCAGCACCACGCCGGTTTTCGGCAAGCTGGCCGATATGTACGGCATCCGTCCGGTCTACATCGCCGCGGTGGTGCTGTTTCTGGGCGGCTCGATGCTCAGCGGTACGGCGCACTCGATGGAGCAACTGGTGCTCTACCGCGCCATCCAGGGCCTGGGCGCGGGCGGCTTACTGCCGCTGGCATTCACGATCGTCGGCAGCATCTTCTCGATGGAGCAGCGCGCCAAGACACAGGGACTGTTCAGCGGCGTGTGGGGTGTGTCGAGCGTGGTCGGGCCGGTCATCGGCGGCTTCATCGTCGGGCTGGGCGGCGAAACCTGGCGGTGGATTTTCTACCTCAATATCCCGTTCGGACTGGCCGCCGCCGCCCTGATCTGGTTCAACCTCAAAGAAGAGCGCCGGCAGCATGTGAAGCACAGCATCGACTATTCCGGCATCGCGCTGCTGGTCGGCGGTGTCGTCTCGCTGCTGTTGATGCTGTTCGAGGGACCGAATAGCGGCTGGGGTTCTCCGCTCGTGATCGGGCTGGGCGTCGCGTCAATGGTACTGCTTGGGCTGTTCGTCTGGAACGAACTGCGTGTGCCGGAACCGATCATCGCGCCGTCGCTGTTCAGCGGACGCCTGTTCACGGTTGGCTCGCTGCACGGCTTCCTCTCCGGCATGGCGATGTTCGGCTCGCTGCTTTTCCTGCCGCTGTTCGCGCAGGGCGTAATCGGCCTCGATCCGACCGCCGCCGGCGCGGCGCTGACTCCGGCCATGCTGGGCTGGACGCTCTCCTCCATCGTCGGCGGCCGGCTGATGTTACGCTACGGTTACCGCAAGGTCGCCATCGGCTCGATGATCATCATGTCGGCGGGCGCCTTCGTACTGAGCCGCATCGGCGTCGATACGACCCAGTGGCAGTTGATGACTGGCGCCGGGCTGCTCGGCACCGGCATGGGCGCGGGCGTCACGGCGTACATCATCATGATTCAGGGCAGCGTCTCGCGCCAGCAGATGGGCAGCGCCACCTCCACCCTGCAGTTCACGCGCAGCATCGGCGGCACGATCGGCGTCAGCCTGTTCGGCACCGTGATGAGTACCCGGCTGGCCGACGGGCTGCGCGCGGCCGGACTCGACGCGGCGATCGACCCGCGCGATCTGCTCCAGCGCGGCGCCAACATCCCGCCGCAGGTCTTGCACGCGTTGCAGGGCGCGCTGGCCGACGGTATCTCGGCAGTATTCGCGCTTGCCTTCGGCGTCACGGTGCTGTGTCTGGCGGTCGTCTGGCTGCTGTCGCCGCAGCCGGCAGCAACACCGGCAGCCGAGCCTGCGCCGGGCACACCCATCGGGCTGAGCGAATGAGCGGAGATACGGGCGCGCACGCGGACGCCCGGCCAGGGCCAACACTGCTCATCATGCGGGCCGGCGCGATTGGGGACTTCATCCTCACGCTGCCGGCCCTTTCCGCGTTGCGACGCAGGTTTGCTGCACATCGGATCGTGCTGGCGGCGCGCGCCGACATGCTGCCGTTCGCGCACGGCACGCTGGCCGACGAGGCCATCGCGTTCGACAGTCCCCGGCTGACCCCGCTATTCACCCCCGGCGGCGATCTCGCCCCTCTCGCAGATTGGCTCGGCGAGCTCGACCTGGTGGTGGCGTGGCTGCCGGAGTCGTCAGCGCAGATGGTGTCCGCCGCGGCGCGCGCGCTCGGCGCAGCCCGCTGGCTGAACGCCGCGCCCAAGCCGACCTACGGCCACGCGGCCGATTACTTTGTCGAGTCGCTGGCGCCGATCGGAATTGTGCAGCCCGACCGCACACCACATTTGGAACTGACCGCGGGTATGATCGCGCGCGGCACGGACGCATGGCAGGCAAGCGGTTTCGACGGTCAGCGCGTGGTGGCAATCCATGTCGGCAGCGGCGGGGCGGCCAAGTGCTGGCCACTCGAACGCTACGTACAACTGGCAGCCGATGCGGCGGCGGGCGGCCTGCGGGTGCTAATACTCTCGGGGCCCGCCGAGGAGTCGCTGGCGATCCCGGCGCTGCCCGGCGTCGAAAGGCTGCACTTCCCGGACCTGCCGCTGCTGGCGGCGCTGCTGGCGCGCTGCGCCGCATACGTCGGCAACGACAGCGGCATCACCCACCTCGCCGCCGCGGTCGGCGCGCCGACGCTGGCGCTCTTCGGACCGACCGATCCAGCGATCTGGTCCCCACGCGGCCCGCGCGTCACCGTCCTGCGCAGCCCGACCGGCCGCATGGACGATCTGCCGTACACGGAAGTGCGCGATGCGTTGCGGACGACCGTACACCTCATGGGTCTTGTAGACCTGTGAGATGTCGCTCCAGGGCCTTTTCAAAGTTGGATTTGCCCTCTCCCTAACCCTCTCCCGCGACGCAAGAGCGGCGTCGCAGGCGAGGGAATGGACTCCTTCCCCTGTTCGCTGCCGTTGCGAACGGGGGAAGGTAGGGATGGGGGCAGCGCGGGCTTGGACTTTGGAAACGCCCTGGGTGTCGCCCTTCCGCAGTTGTGATATACTGACGAGCGTGACGCGCTCGCAGACGCCCGCATTTGTTCACTGGATGTATGCCATCGGGTTGGTGATCATCGTGGCGTTCATCCTCGTCGCCTGGGGCTACACCGCCTACTCGATGTCCGCCCCGATCCTTCCCGAAAACGCTGAACACCAGTCGAGCGTACCGTACACCGAGTGCGTGCGCTGCCACCAGAGCGACCCGCGCGCGCCGCGCATGACACACGTCGAGTTTCCTTCGTGCGGGTACTGTCACCGGCTGCCGGTGCGCTTCCCGGCGCTGACGCCCGCGCCGACACGCTGACCCGTTCCATATACCACTCGCCCGGAGGTTCGTACCATGGAATACACCCGACTCGGCCGCACCGGTCTCAAGGTGTCGCGCCTCTGCCTCGGCTGCATGACGTTCGGCCGCGAGATCGACGAGCCGGCCTCCATCCCGATCATCCAGCGCGCGCTCGACGAGGGCGTGAACTTCTTCGACACGGCCAATGTCTACGGCAACGGCGCGTCCGAGGAGATCACCGGTCGCGCCCTCAAAGGCGTGCGCCAGTCGATCGTGCTGGCCAGCAAGGTGTACGGCCAGATCGGCAAAGGCGTCAACGACCGCGGCCTGTCGCGCTACCACATCATGCAGGCGGTCGAGGACTCGCTGCGCCGGCTGCAGACCGACCACATCGACCTGTACCAGGTGCATCGCTGGGACGTGGAAACGCCGATCGAGGAGACGCTGCGCGCGCTCGACGACCTGGTAAAACAGGGCAAGGTGCGCTACCTCGGCTGCTCCAACTTCGCCGGCTGGCAGTTGATGAAGGCGCACTGGAGCAGCGACCGGCTCGGCCTGGCGCGTTTCGACTGCGTGCAGCCGGCCTACTCGCTGATCCGCCGCGAGATCGAACACGAGCTGCTACCCGCTTGCGAAGACCAGGGCGTTGGTGTGATCCCCTACTCGCCGCTGGCCGGCGGCTTCCTGAGCGGCAAGTACGCGCGCGGCGCGGAGATTCCGAAGGGCACGCGCTTCGACGTGGCGAAGTTCTACCAGGATGTCTATATGAAGGACAAGTCGTGGCGTATCCTGGACGGGCTGAGCGCGCACGCCGAGAAACGCGGCACGCCGAAAGAGCAACTGGCGATCGCCTGGGTCGCGTCGCACCCGGCGGTGACCGCGCCAATCATCGGCGCGCGCACCATCGAACAACTCGAGCAGGGGCTGTCAGCCGTCGCGCTCGGTCGCCAATTGAGCGCCGAGGAGCGCGAGGCGCTCACGAAGATGGCGCACGAGGCGTAGCACGCCGGAGGCTGTGTTGGATCCGCTGCTATTGCGCCCCCTGACCGTGGGTGATGTGCTCGACCTATCGGTGCTCGTATTTCGTCGCAACGTCAGCACGATGTTCAGCATCGGCGCGCTGGTGACGATCCCGATGTTCCTGATTCCGCTCTGCGCCGTCTTTAGCGTCGGCGGCATCGCCGCGTTGAGCACCAGCGCCAGCACCAGCATGCGCGGCGCGCTGGCCGCCGCATCCGGCGTCGGCGCCGTGTTCGCCGTCGTGGTTTTTGCCATGCTGGTCACCTGGATACAGGCCGGCGCGGCCGCATTCGCCACAGCGCGCGCGCTGGCCGGCGAGAAGCCGCGCACCGGCGCCGCCTACCGGGCCGCGCTGGCGCACGGGCTGCACATCCTGATCGCCGCCATGCTGCTGCTCGTGGCCGACGCGGCCGTGGGCGCGGTCGGCATCGTGCCGTGTATCGGTTTTCTGATCAGCCTGCCGCTCGCCTCAATCGTGCATGCGTTGTTCGGCTTTGTCTGGCCGGTGATCGTGCTGGAGAACCTCGACGGCGTGGAGGCGCTGCAGCGTAGCTACCATCTGGCGCGCGGCGCGCTGCCGCGCGTCTGGCTGACCATGCTCGGCGCAGGCATCCTGTCGGCGGCGGCGTGGTTGGGGCCGTTCGCACTGGCCCTGAGCCTGCTGGGCTTGTTCCCGCCGCTGATCGGCGGCATCCTGCTGATCATCATTGGCGCGATGGCGTCCTGCCTGAGCGCGCCATTCGCGCACACGGTCACGACGGTCATGTACTACGATCTGCGCATGCGCCAGGAAGGCTACGACCTTTACCTGCGCGCCGGGCAGATCCGGCCCGAGGCGGCCAACCCATGAACCCTCCGCTGCACCTGCGCCCGATGGCGGCCGGCGACATCATCGACACGGCGATCAACCTCTACCGCCGGCGCTTCGTGACGCTGTTCGGCATCGTCGCGATCGTGAACGTGCCGCTGCTCGTCATGTCCACGCTGCTGTCGGCGCTCGCGCCGTTGTCTGCGAACCAGTCGGTCAATGTGCAGTTGCCCCTGCTGATGGCGACCAGCGTTCTCTCGCTTATCATCGGCCTGCTCTCAGCCATCGCCAACATCCTCCAGACCAGCGCGCTGACCTTTGCGATGTCGGAACTGTTCAACGGCCGCGTCGTAACCGTGCGGCAGGCGTACGCGCAGATCGTCCGTCACGGCGCCAGCCTGCTGGTCGGCTCGATCGTGTATGCCGTGGCGGCCGGCGTCGTCGCCGGCTGCTCCGTCTTCCTGTGCTTTGTGCCCGCCATTGCGATACTCCCGCGCTGGATGTTCGTATACCAAGGCATCATGCTGGAGGAACTGGACGGCGTCGAGGCGCTGCGCCGCAGTTGGCGGCTCGTGGACGGGCAGTTCTGGCGCACGTTCGGCATTGCGCTGGCGCTTGGCCTGCTGTCTTACCTGATCACGGTCGGCCCGAGCTACCTCGCCGTCGCGCTGGCGCTGGCCGCGTCGGGCGCGGAATGGCTGACGCTGCTCGCCGGCGTGGCGAGCGGGATTGTCGCGATGTTCTTCGCACCGGTCATGATCGGCTCGACCACGATTCTCTATTACGATCTGCGCATGCGCAAAGAGGGGTACGACCTGTTGTGGATGGCGAACGAGATCGCGCCCGCCTGACGCGCGCCCGTCGCATGCTGGCGCTGGCGGCCGCGCTGCTCGGCCTCTGGCTGGCCGCCGCCGCGCCCGCGCGCGCCGACGAACTGCTGACGCTGGAGGCGTACCGCCGCATAGTTGCCGACGCCGCCGCGCTGATGGATCGCGCCTTCGCCGAGAACCGCGCGGAACCGCAGCAGGCGCTGCTGACCGAAGCGGCCGCGAAGCTGGCCGGCGCACGCATCGTGCAGATGGACGACGGCACGCGGGTTGCGGTGGACAACACGGCGCTGACCGACGAAGTGCGCGACGCGCGCAACGCCGGCCGCGTGCGCGATGCGCGCACCCGCGTGCAGGCGCTGCGCGATGCCGTGAACGCGCTGCCCGGCCCGGCCGTGTCGGCCGACGACGCCGCCAGACTCAAGGATATTTACAGCCGACCGCCGTTCAAGACCGACGCGCCGCCCGACAACCCGTTCGTGCAGCAGATCCTCGAGCTACTCTTCCGCCTGCTCGACGCCATCGCGCGCGGCATCTTCGAGGCGCGCGAGATCGCCGTGGTGGTCGGCGTGCTGATTGTGCTGGCGGTCGCCGCCTACTTCCTGATCAGCCTGCGGCGGCAGAGCGCGGGCGACGCGCAGTTGCCGCCCGACCCGTCCGATCCCGAGGCCGGACTGACCGCCGGACAGGCGCTCTCCAACGCCCAGCGGCTCGCCGCAGCCGGCGACTACCGCACCGCCGTGCGGCAACTCTACCTCTCGACGCTGCTCTGGCTGGACGAGCACGGCCGGTTGAAGTACGACCGCGCGCTGACGAACCGCGAGTACCTGCGGGTGCTGTCGGGCGCGCCGGCCCTGCGCGACGCGCTCGCGCCCGTGGTCGAGACGTTCGACCGCATCTGGTACGGCTTCGCGCCGATCAGCGCAGCGGAGTTCGAGCGCTACCGGCAGGACGTGGACGCGCTGCGGAGACCATGAGCATGCGCCTCTCCCGCGATCTGCTGGTCGTTGGCGCGCTCTTCGCGCTGCTGATCGGCTTCACGCTGTTCAGCGCCATGCGCCGCGCCGAGCTGGAATCGCAGCAGTCGACGTTCATCCCGTACTCGACGCACTCGGCCCAGCCCAGCGGCACGCTCGCGCTGCAGTCGTGGCTCGACGCCATCGGCTACCGGACGGCGCGCATCGAAAACGAGACGTTCAAAGTGCCGGACGAAGCGCGGGTGTTGTTCATCTTCCCGGCGCGCGTCGCGTACGAGGAGTACGAGGCGCAGGCGGTCCTGCGCTGGGTGGAGCGCGGCAACACGCTGATCGTGACGACGCCGGCACGGCTGGCCGGCAGCGACCGGCTGCTGCGCGCCCTGCGCATCACGACGCAGCCGCTGGCCACGGCCGAGCGCGTGCCGCTGGCGCAGCCGCTGGCCGGCGCGCTGGACGATGGCGGCTTGCTGCTGAAGACATCGTGGGGAGTGCAGCCCGACCGCGCCGACTACGTGACCTACGCC is part of the Chloroflexota bacterium genome and encodes:
- a CDS encoding chemotaxis protein CheA — encoded protein: MDNFADTLSQLSDRIRHLRAGEREAIIAIGAELEQCFDRLPSDDLDANELFNLVLEGMRAIFEQAQTPAPALTNRVADAVKLIGAFVQANGSGDTRSLLEANAALRSTLAGDVLEEPSPDATLTEPTAAPESEAPAAPADPGSLDDVAAWMVQMSCDDPSDRRRARDMLNALSQRYEATLRPVADLLGKAAQQFADAESGPPTERLARAGQMVEAAAFHLEIHNAVAQSDAAPDPRPVTPGTENAREAIPLPADDQPAPPVAARPVASAVTAPSPAAPPAAPDGELVELPADADTTLFGDFIAESTDYIKNAEAALLALEVDPDDMDSVNTVFRAFHTIKGTSLFLGLQIIGDLAHRAESLLARMRDHEIRCTGGYANLALRSIDLLEAWMQSLHNALGGNAIRKPATHDQLMQVLSNPEAAGLSGENEPAGGGPMRVGDILVAQHMATRTNVDDVAAHQADKPIGQALVKAGVAQVTDVGKALRVQREMATSGGADNDSSVRIRTNRLDKLIDMVGELVIAHSLVSQDADVLHGRQYGLARKVAQEGKIVRELQDLSMSMRMVPMKATFQKMARLIRDLAQKSGKQVNFVGEGEDTEIDRNMVDVINDPLVHMIRNAVDHGIETPEGRAQAGKPPIGVVRLSAAHTSGSVVVQIQDDGRGLNREKIIAKAIARGMIESEKNMSDSDVFNLVFEPGFSTADQVTDISGRGVGMDVVRRAIEALRGRITIQSEPGRGSTFTLKMPLTLAITDGMLVKVGTERYILPTFSILMSFRPEQNVLSTVGGRGEMVMLRGEMLAIVRLHKLFNVCRAIEDPTRGLLVVVGDGDKRCALLVDELLGQQQVVAKSLGDGIGKIPGVSGGAILGDGRIGLILDPAGVLALARQNGHAESLVRMAA
- a CDS encoding chemotaxis protein CheX; this translates as MAILVKPAPGTLSSELVTEVKAATCETFAGIWGAAPEFEGDVEKGGSCDGVVGIISLVGDVAWSLMVGIPRLSAPAITMSFTGFEVPYDSPDMGDVVGEIANVLAGVVSGRLDAIGIAANLSLPTVVRGSNVEMLIPEGQPSAKLNFNSPYGEFWIKVAVARQHAAYRSHA
- a CDS encoding response regulator, with product MKLKALVVDDSRVMRTMVMRMLGEAKLAEFEFIEAEDGVDALHKFSPESVDIAFVDWNMPNMSGIDFVRKVRANRNARHVPIVMVTSERTMGKMEDALDRAGASAYICKPFTAAELQAKLSKIITSMPEKKGKSGGFFGKMLGD
- a CDS encoding MFS transporter, coding for MNRNQAIVTSGVMLGLFLASIEGTIVNTAMPTIIGQLGGLAIYAWVSSAYSLTSTSTTPVFGKLADMYGIRPVYIAAVVLFLGGSMLSGTAHSMEQLVLYRAIQGLGAGGLLPLAFTIVGSIFSMEQRAKTQGLFSGVWGVSSVVGPVIGGFIVGLGGETWRWIFYLNIPFGLAAAALIWFNLKEERRQHVKHSIDYSGIALLVGGVVSLLLMLFEGPNSGWGSPLVIGLGVASMVLLGLFVWNELRVPEPIIAPSLFSGRLFTVGSLHGFLSGMAMFGSLLFLPLFAQGVIGLDPTAAGAALTPAMLGWTLSSIVGGRLMLRYGYRKVAIGSMIIMSAGAFVLSRIGVDTTQWQLMTGAGLLGTGMGAGVTAYIIMIQGSVSRQQMGSATSTLQFTRSIGGTIGVSLFGTVMSTRLADGLRAAGLDAAIDPRDLLQRGANIPPQVLHALQGALADGISAVFALAFGVTVLCLAVVWLLSPQPAATPAAEPAPGTPIGLSE
- a CDS encoding glycosyltransferase family 9 protein; amino-acid sequence: MSGDTGAHADARPGPTLLIMRAGAIGDFILTLPALSALRRRFAAHRIVLAARADMLPFAHGTLADEAIAFDSPRLTPLFTPGGDLAPLADWLGELDLVVAWLPESSAQMVSAAARALGAARWLNAAPKPTYGHAADYFVESLAPIGIVQPDRTPHLELTAGMIARGTDAWQASGFDGQRVVAIHVGSGGAAKCWPLERYVQLAADAAAGGLRVLILSGPAEESLAIPALPGVERLHFPDLPLLAALLARCAAYVGNDSGITHLAAAVGAPTLALFGPTDPAIWSPRGPRVTVLRSPTGRMDDLPYTEVRDALRTTVHLMGLVDL
- a CDS encoding aldo/keto reductase: MEYTRLGRTGLKVSRLCLGCMTFGREIDEPASIPIIQRALDEGVNFFDTANVYGNGASEEITGRALKGVRQSIVLASKVYGQIGKGVNDRGLSRYHIMQAVEDSLRRLQTDHIDLYQVHRWDVETPIEETLRALDDLVKQGKVRYLGCSNFAGWQLMKAHWSSDRLGLARFDCVQPAYSLIRREIEHELLPACEDQGVGVIPYSPLAGGFLSGKYARGAEIPKGTRFDVAKFYQDVYMKDKSWRILDGLSAHAEKRGTPKEQLAIAWVASHPAVTAPIIGARTIEQLEQGLSAVALGRQLSAEEREALTKMAHEA
- a CDS encoding DUF4129 domain-containing protein, whose translation is MDGERDRARLTRARRMLALAAALLGLWLAAAAPARADELLTLEAYRRIVADAAALMDRAFAENRAEPQQALLTEAAAKLAGARIVQMDDGTRVAVDNTALTDEVRDARNAGRVRDARTRVQALRDAVNALPGPAVSADDAARLKDIYSRPPFKTDAPPDNPFVQQILELLFRLLDAIARGIFEAREIAVVVGVLIVLAVAAYFLISLRRQSAGDAQLPPDPSDPEAGLTAGQALSNAQRLAAAGDYRTAVRQLYLSTLLWLDEHGRLKYDRALTNREYLRVLSGAPALRDALAPVVETFDRIWYGFAPISAAEFERYRQDVDALRRP